The genomic stretch gatcttctttTTATTCTTATTCGCAACTTCACCGACCCaattcatcttgggtctgtaaggagatGAGTTATGGTGTCCAATCTTGAATTCTTCATAGATTTCCTTCATCATTTcgttgttcaagtttgatccattatcagtaataatcttacttggaacaccataacAACAAATtagttgattcttgataaatcggaccaCCATTTGCTTGGTCACATTGGCGTACGATGCAACTTTGACCCACTTGGCAAAGTAATTAATGGCCACTAGAATGAAACaatgttcgttcgaagctttaggttctatcataccaatcatgtcaattccccacatagagaaaaGCCAAGTAGAGGAGATAACATTGTGAAGAGTtggaggcacatgaatcttatcacCATAAACTTGGCTTTcatggcacttcttcacatatttgtagcagtcaaattccattgttagccaatagtaacccgctcttaacatccttttagccattgcatgtactttggcatgggtaccaaaggatccttcatgaattttCGTTATCAGCAcgtctgcttcgtgtctatccacacatctgagcaagaccatgtcaaactttctcttgtacaacacgtccTCATTCAGAAAGAAGGTATTAGCCAACCTTCTaagagtcttcttatctttgttcGATGCCCTAGGTGGGTACTCTTGTCTTTGAATAAAGCATTTAATATCATGATACCATGGTTTGTCATCAATGACCTCTTCTGCAGCAAACATATGATCAAGTCTGTCAAGGCGCATGACAATTATTATGGGCACATCATTCCACTGATTCACAATAATTATGGAGGATAAAGTTTCCAAAGCATCTGCTATCTGATTCTCctcacgaggtatatgatgaaattCAATTAGGTTGAAGAAAGATGACAGCCTCCTCacataatctttgtaaggaatcaaACCAGGATGACGAGTTTCCCActctcctttgatctgattaaTCACCAAATatgaatctccatatacatccAAAATCTCGATTCTCAAGTCAATAGCCTCTTCAAGACTCATAATGCACACTTCATACTCTGCCACGTTGTAAATACAAGTGAATGTCAATCTTGCGGTAAATGGAATATGAGAACCTTGAGGAGTGACAATgactgccccaattccatttccataaGCATTAAAAGCTCCACCAAATATCAAGCTCCAACGGGATTCTAGATCTAGCCCTTCATTTGGCAAcggttcatcataatctttcgCTTTTAAGTACATTACATCCTCATCGGGGAAGTCAAATTGAATGGATTGATAGTCGTCAATTGGCTAGTGAGCTAAAGGGTCAGCCAAGATACTTCCTTTTATTTCCttctgggtatgatactcaatATCGTATtttgacaacaacatctgccaacgagcaactcttccaGTTAGAtcaggcttttcaaagatatacttgattggatccattttggatatcaaccaagtggtataattgatcatatactggcgtaaatgTTTGGCAGCCCATGCTAAACCACAATAAGTCTTatcaagcatagaatactgagaCTCACATTttgtaaacttcttactcagataatAGGTGGtatgctcttttctaccagtttcatcttgttgtccaagcacacaacccattgactATTCTAacacagttaaatacatgatcaaaggtctttCTTCCATTAGAGGAGACAAGATAGGAGGTTCAAGCATATACTCCTTGATGTTGTCAAAAGCCTTTTGGAAGTCCTTTGTCCAAACACAACTTTGATCTTTACGAAGAAGTTTGAAATTTGGCCCACACATGGtagtcatatgagatataaatcgggagatgtaattcaaacgtctGAGGAATCCTCTGACTTGTTTCTCTATTTTATGCGTGGGCATTTCTTGAATGGCTCTGACTTTATCAGGGCCCACCTCAATACGTTGCTGACTGATGATGAAGCCTGAGAGGTTTCCTGAACGGACACCGAAAGTACATTTGTTGGGATTtagacggagtttgtacttccaCGGATGTTGAAACAACTTTAATAAATactcaacatgctcttcttcgGTCTTGGACTTATCAATCATGTCGTCTACATAGACCTTAATTTCCTTGTGCATCGTGTCATGAAAGAGCCTTGTCATGGCTCGTTGATaggttgcaccagcattcttcaaaccgaaaaGCATCACTCTGTAGCAGAATGTTCCTTAAGGTGTAATAAATGATGTTTTCTCCCTATCTTTGGGCATCATTCTAATTTGATTGTAGCTAGAGAATCCATACATGAAAGAAAAGACCTTGGATTTGGCAGTGTTGTCGACCAACAtatcaatatgaggcaaagggaaatcatcctttggactGGCCTTGTTCAAATCTTTGTAGTCGACACACATTCAAACattaccatctttctttggaacatgCATTATGTTGGCCAACCATTGAGGATACTCATAtgtaacaagaaaaccaacatcgATTTGCTTCTaaacctcttctttgatcttcagATCCATGTCTGGGCGTGTTCTTCTTAATTTCAATTTGACGGGTGGACATTCCGATTTCAATGGAAAAtgatgctccacaatatcagtatcaagacctggTATGTCCTGATAATACAAAGCAAACACATTTGTATATTCTCTGAGAACATATATATTTCTCTCCTTGACATCCGGGACAAACGAtgccccaatcttgacctccttTCTATCttcttcggaacccaagttaaTCACTTCTATTGACTCTTTGTGAGGCTGAATGGCCTTTTCTTCTTGCTCAAGTAGCTGGGAGATCTCATCTGGAATCTCTTCATCACTTTattcttcggcctcaaatacggggaaatcaaagttgggagagggcataaGGTCATTGCTTTCAATGGGTGTGACATTAATTAATCTGCACACATGATTTATGCTTTTTTTTAggataaaataaaaaatggaatTTGCATGAAAATATTGAAAgtgtttttattttgttttattttaggtTACCATTAAAGgcaaaaagtaaaataaaatgTAAGACAAAATGAACATTTTTAATAATGATATTGGGAGCTTGAAACAAAGTCCAACAAAATACTCTTCCGTCTTAGGCAGAATGAAaggatttttttttgaaataataaCAAAATATTACTTAGAAACATGAACAATTGTAGGAACATCAACAACTATCCAATTTTAGCAAACCATCACGTATGTCACGAAGTTTTGTGCATCCTCTTCGGGATTCTCTTTAATGATAACATTTGTTTCAGGTTGATTAGGGTCGATGAATCCTCCACTTCGAAAAGTCTCTTGAATAGGACAGAGAATCGTGTCTTGTTGAGCAACCTTTGAAGATGTAGGTGAGAAGCCAAGGCTTTCGCGAAATTTGTTCCATCCTTTTCTGATGACTagctcgagtgttgtaccggtgaaACAGCTTGTCTATTGGAGTGAAAGATAGGAATACGTCTTGGGAATGCAAAAAATTTAATGTttagaatgatgcatgatatgcaatGTAA from Lathyrus oleraceus cultivar Zhongwan6 chromosome 7, CAAS_Psat_ZW6_1.0, whole genome shotgun sequence encodes the following:
- the LOC127102283 gene encoding uncharacterized protein LOC127102283, giving the protein MYLKAKDYDEPLPNEGLDLESRWSLIFGGAFNAYGNGIGAVIVTPQGSHIPFTARLTFTCIYNVAEYEVCIMSLEEAIDLRIEILDVYGDSYLVINQIKGEWETRHPGLIPYKDYVRRLSSFFNLIEFHHIPREENQIADALETLSSIIIVNQWNDVPIIIVMRLDRLDHMFAAEEVIDDKPWYHDIKCFIQRQEYPPRASNKDKKTLRRSAMKAKFMVIRFMCLQLFTMLSPLLGFSLCGELT